The Halarchaeum grantii genome includes a window with the following:
- a CDS encoding zinc-binding dehydrogenase, translating to MPEIPETMDAQVVREHGDPDAFEPATLDVPEPEANEVLVEVAATSVNPVDTKIRSGAAADLGPDAPAVLHGDLAGTVVAVGAGVERFDVGDEVYGCPGGVAGTTGALAEYAAADAATLAHKPDALSMREAAALPLVSITAWDGLVTRAGVEPGDDVLVHGGSGGVGHVGVQLAALEGGVVHATASTAEKRALARDIGADVAFDYHRDVADYVEEYTGGDGFDVVFDTVGAGADNIEPSLEAAALKGRVVATVSRGEASLDAVHSKGLSFDTVFMLIPLLHGDHAGRVRHGEILERVASLADAGKLAPVLDDTDYALSDVSEAHRRLESGEHVGKVTVRVE from the coding sequence ATGCCCGAGATTCCCGAGACGATGGACGCACAGGTCGTCCGCGAACACGGCGACCCGGACGCCTTCGAACCCGCCACGCTCGACGTGCCCGAACCGGAGGCGAACGAGGTGCTCGTCGAAGTCGCGGCGACGAGCGTCAACCCCGTGGACACGAAGATCCGCAGCGGCGCGGCCGCCGACCTCGGCCCCGACGCCCCCGCGGTCCTGCACGGCGACCTCGCCGGAACGGTCGTCGCGGTGGGCGCGGGCGTCGAGCGCTTCGACGTCGGCGACGAGGTGTACGGCTGTCCGGGCGGCGTGGCCGGGACGACCGGCGCGCTCGCGGAGTACGCGGCCGCCGACGCCGCGACGCTCGCGCACAAGCCCGACGCGCTCTCGATGCGCGAGGCCGCCGCGCTCCCGCTCGTCTCCATCACCGCGTGGGACGGCCTCGTGACGCGCGCGGGCGTCGAACCCGGCGACGACGTCCTCGTCCACGGCGGTTCCGGTGGCGTGGGCCACGTCGGCGTCCAACTCGCCGCCCTCGAAGGCGGCGTCGTCCACGCGACGGCATCGACGGCGGAGAAGCGCGCGCTCGCCCGCGACATCGGCGCGGACGTCGCCTTCGACTACCACCGCGACGTCGCGGACTACGTCGAGGAGTACACGGGAGGCGACGGCTTCGACGTCGTCTTCGACACTGTCGGCGCGGGCGCGGACAACATCGAGCCCTCGCTGGAGGCCGCCGCGCTGAAGGGCCGCGTCGTCGCCACCGTCTCGCGAGGCGAGGCGAGCCTCGACGCCGTCCACTCGAAGGGGCTCAGCTTCGACACGGTGTTCATGCTCATCCCGCTCCTCCACGGCGACCACGCGGGGCGCGTGCGCCACGGCGAGATCCTCGAACGCGTCGCGTCGCTCGCTGACGCCGGGAAGCTCGCCCCGGTCCTCGACGACACCGACTACGCGCTCTCGGACGTGAGCGAGGCCCACCGCCGACTCGAGTCCGGCGAGCACGTCGGGAAGGTCACCGTCCGCGTCGAGTGA